In Ipomoea triloba cultivar NCNSP0323 chromosome 15, ASM357664v1, one genomic interval encodes:
- the LOC116005482 gene encoding homeobox protein Wariai-like: MGHLEVAKLLIQQDPEFEYLANDAGETPIYIAAELQFYECLVEMLNTCTKPTYDGPLGRNALHGAVLSGFGYTKCCSHGECFGYTKCCSHREFFGYTKCCSHEEFATECTKLLLENNIGLCEETDESGWTPLHYAAKINNDIAIIDLVLGVSIALPTIKLYLKVNKSVNKQQ, translated from the exons ATGGGGCATTTGGAGGTGGCCAAGTTACTGATTCAACAGGATCCTGAATTTGAGTACCTTGCCAATGATGCTGGAGAGACACCCATTTACATAGCAGCAGAGTTGCAATTTTATGAGTGCTTGGTGGAAATGCTTAACACATGTACAAAGCCTACCTATGATGGACCATTGGGTAGAAATGCTCTCCATGGAGCAGTATTATCAG GTTTTGGCTACACTAAATGTTGTAGTCACGGAGAGTGTTTTGGCTACACTAAATGCTGTAGTCACAGAGAGTTTTTTGGCTACACTAAATGTTGTAGTCACGAAGAGTTTGCCACAGAATGCACGAAATTACTGTTGGAAAATAACATCGGTTTGTGCGAGGAAACTGATGAGTCTGGTTGGACACCACTACACTATGCCGCAAAAATTAACAATGATATTGCTATTATTGATTTAGTGTTAGGCGTCAGCATTGCCCTCCCCactatcaaactttacctaaaagtCAACAAGTCTGTAAATAAGCAACAGTGA